One window of Deltaproteobacteria bacterium genomic DNA carries:
- a CDS encoding YdcH family protein, which yields MAALIASDPEFKALVEEHRQLDEKLKELDRKVYLLPDEEVERKRLQKLKLARKDKIARILNG from the coding sequence ATGGCCGCCCTGATCGCCAGCGACCCGGAGTTCAAGGCGCTCGTCGAGGAGCATCGCCAGCTCGACGAGAAGCTGAAGGAACTGGACCGCAAGGTGTACCTCCTTCCCGACGAGGAAGTCGAGCGGAAGCGGCTCCAGAAACTGAAGCTCGCCCGCAAGGACAAGATCGCCCGGATCCTGAACGGATAA
- a CDS encoding phosphatidate cytidylyltransferase, with protein MLGKRVATAAVLVPLLVASIVYGKGQPSGWPFLLLCGAAAVLCGAEWSRMFFAAARDKAGGAALTLLAFLSGALLPFPAVLPAVLLVVLLAVFHALAGGGEPSSKARAAAMLSLCAVYAGGLLSMYPRTLALPRGDHWVLLGILSVAAGDTFAYFTGKAVGRTKLAPAVSPNKTVEGAVGGFLGSVACGVLYAWAFLPAVPAWYAAAAGFASGAFGQAGDLFESLLKRAAGVKDSGTLFPGHGGVFDRVDGILAAGPVVHLLAAFAPVSGVVR; from the coding sequence ATGCTCGGGAAGCGGGTCGCCACCGCCGCCGTCCTCGTCCCCCTCCTGGTCGCGTCGATCGTGTACGGCAAGGGGCAGCCGTCCGGGTGGCCGTTCCTGCTGCTGTGCGGCGCGGCGGCGGTCCTTTGCGGCGCCGAATGGTCCCGGATGTTCTTCGCGGCCGCGCGCGACAAGGCCGGCGGGGCCGCGCTCACCCTGCTCGCCTTCCTCTCGGGCGCGCTTCTGCCGTTCCCCGCCGTCCTCCCGGCGGTCCTGCTGGTGGTCCTCCTGGCCGTCTTCCACGCCCTCGCGGGCGGCGGGGAGCCGTCCTCGAAGGCGCGGGCGGCCGCGATGCTGTCCCTGTGCGCGGTCTACGCGGGGGGCCTCCTGTCGATGTATCCCCGGACGCTCGCCCTCCCGCGGGGAGACCACTGGGTGCTCCTCGGGATCCTCTCCGTGGCGGCGGGGGACACGTTCGCCTACTTCACGGGGAAGGCGGTCGGGCGGACGAAGCTCGCCCCGGCCGTCTCCCCGAACAAGACCGTGGAAGGCGCGGTCGGCGGGTTCCTCGGGAGCGTGGCGTGCGGCGTCCTGTACGCGTGGGCGTTCCTCCCCGCCGTGCCCGCGTGGTACGCGGCGGCGGCGGGGTTCGCTTCGGGCGCGTTCGGACAGGCGGGAGACCTGTTCGAGTCGCTTCTCAAGCGCGCGGCGGGGGTGAAGGACAGCGGGACCCTTTTCCCCGGGCACGGGGGCGTGTTCGACCGGGTCGACGGAATCCTGGCGGCGGGCCCCGTCGTCCACCTGCTCGCGGCGTTCGCGCCGGTGTCGGGGGTCGTGCGATGA
- the frr gene encoding ribosome recycling factor, with protein MVKDTAARMERSIDAFRKELGKVRTGRASFSLLDGVKVDYYGTPTPLQQVGTLSVPESRLITITPWDSKMIGPIEKAIQGSGLGLNPASDGKVVRIPIPPLTEERRRELAKMVRKMAEDARVAVRNVRREAIERLKEREKKKEISEDDVKRGQDRIQKETDAHVKKVDDILKAKEQEIMEV; from the coding sequence ATGGTGAAGGACACCGCCGCCCGGATGGAGCGGAGCATCGACGCCTTCCGGAAGGAGCTGGGGAAGGTGCGCACGGGACGCGCCTCCTTCTCCCTCCTGGACGGCGTGAAGGTCGACTATTACGGCACTCCCACGCCGCTCCAGCAGGTCGGCACCCTCTCGGTCCCCGAGAGCCGGCTGATCACGATCACGCCGTGGGACTCCAAGATGATCGGGCCGATCGAGAAGGCGATCCAGGGGAGCGGCCTGGGCCTCAACCCCGCGAGCGACGGGAAGGTCGTCCGGATCCCGATCCCGCCCCTCACCGAGGAGCGGCGCAGGGAGCTGGCCAAGATGGTCCGGAAGATGGCCGAGGACGCCCGCGTGGCGGTGCGCAACGTCCGCCGCGAGGCGATCGAGAGGCTCAAGGAGCGCGAGAAGAAGAAGGAGATCTCCGAGGACGACGTGAAGCGCGGGCAGGACCGGATCCAGAAGGAGACGGACGCCCACGTGAAGAAGGTCGACGACATCCTCAAGGCCAAGGAACAGGAGATCATGGAGGTCTGA
- the uppS gene encoding di-trans,poly-cis-decaprenylcistransferase, protein MSPGGSDSPVLPRHVAVIMDGNGRWASLRGLPRAEGHRAGVRAVRAVVECARELGIPYLTLYAFSLENWGRPATEVGTLMALLQEFLSSELSLMLRHGIRLRVIGETSSLPAPVRAILSKTLSATAKSDRMTLTLGLSYAGRDEIVRAARAFAADAAAGRITPSEITEDRFARALDTGGMPDPDLVVRTSGEIRISNFLLWQSAYAEFVFTDVLWPDFGKAEFLLALEEYTRRHRRFGLTDEQSGPPAAK, encoded by the coding sequence ATGAGCCCAGGAGGAAGCGACTCCCCCGTGCTGCCCCGGCATGTGGCCGTCATCATGGACGGCAACGGCCGGTGGGCTTCGCTGCGGGGGCTGCCCCGCGCGGAGGGGCACCGCGCGGGGGTGCGCGCCGTCCGGGCGGTCGTGGAGTGCGCCCGGGAGCTCGGGATCCCGTACCTCACCTTGTACGCGTTCTCCCTCGAGAACTGGGGCAGGCCCGCGACGGAAGTCGGCACCCTCATGGCGCTGCTCCAGGAGTTCCTCTCGAGCGAGCTGTCGCTCATGCTGCGCCACGGCATCCGGCTCCGGGTCATCGGGGAGACCTCCTCCCTCCCGGCCCCGGTGCGGGCGATCCTCTCGAAGACCCTGTCCGCCACCGCGAAGAGCGACCGGATGACCCTGACGCTCGGGCTCTCCTACGCCGGGCGCGACGAGATCGTGCGGGCCGCCCGCGCGTTCGCCGCCGACGCGGCGGCGGGGCGCATTACCCCTTCGGAGATCACGGAGGACCGGTTCGCCCGTGCCCTCGACACCGGGGGGATGCCCGATCCGGACCTGGTCGTCCGCACCAGCGGGGAGATCCGGATCAGCAATTTCCTCCTCTGGCAGTCCGCCTACGCCGAGTTCGTGTTCACCGACGTCCTGTGGCCCGACTTCGGGAAGGCCGAGTTCCTCCTGGCGCTGGAAGAGTACACCCGCCGCCACCGGCGGTTCGGCCTGACCGACGAGCAGTCCGGCCCGCCCGCGGCGAAGTAG
- the tsaB gene encoding tRNA (adenosine(37)-N6)-threonylcarbamoyltransferase complex dimerization subunit type 1 TsaB produces MILAVESATPRGSVALASGGAVRAERFLPPGRQASEAYIAAVEELFSEAGARPGDVSCVAVSAGPGSFTGLRVGMSAAKGFCFGWGVPLALVPTLSGLASRIPGEGRSVCPVLDARKKEVYAALFRRVGEGVERLSPDMAISPEALLDRLPAGDVVFCGDGMERYGVLFRDRLGDRMSIVSGPDGLPAAGAVGIAGERAFLAGKVADPRSAVPAYIRTPEAEFRRMGNPPAGSGTVS; encoded by the coding sequence GTGATCCTCGCCGTCGAATCGGCGACTCCGCGCGGGAGCGTCGCCCTGGCGTCCGGCGGCGCGGTACGGGCGGAGCGGTTCCTCCCCCCCGGGCGGCAGGCGTCCGAGGCGTACATCGCCGCGGTGGAGGAACTCTTCTCCGAGGCCGGCGCGCGTCCCGGCGACGTCTCCTGCGTCGCGGTGTCGGCGGGCCCCGGATCGTTCACCGGCCTGCGGGTGGGAATGTCGGCGGCGAAAGGTTTCTGCTTCGGGTGGGGGGTGCCGCTGGCCCTCGTGCCGACGCTCTCGGGGCTGGCGTCGCGCATACCCGGCGAAGGGCGCTCCGTTTGCCCCGTCCTCGACGCCCGAAAGAAGGAAGTGTACGCGGCGCTCTTCCGGCGGGTGGGTGAAGGGGTCGAGCGGCTCTCCCCCGACATGGCGATCTCCCCGGAAGCGCTCCTCGACCGGCTGCCGGCGGGGGACGTGGTGTTCTGCGGGGACGGAATGGAGCGGTACGGCGTCCTGTTCCGGGACCGGCTCGGGGATCGGATGTCGATCGTCTCCGGTCCCGACGGTCTTCCGGCGGCGGGCGCCGTCGGAATCGCGGGCGAGCGGGCGTTCCTCGCCGGGAAAGTCGCGGACCCCCGGTCGGCCGTTCCGGCGTACATCCGGACTCCGGAGGCGGAGTTCCGTCGGATGGGAAATCCGCCCGCGGGCTCGGGAACCGTTTCCTGA
- a CDS encoding 1-deoxy-D-xylulose-5-phosphate reductoisomerase: MKRQGVVVLGATGSVGRSALDVISRFPRRFRATALCAGSNARALSELARRFRPDFVCLSGGDTKALRKGLPRGTRVLSGEEGMTAAACARNADIVLAGASGVSCIRPVIAAAASGKRIALANKELLVMAGKFVTAAARRGGAAILPVDSEHSAVFQAIAGNRREDVLRVILTASGGPFRNRTVAGMRAATVSEALGHPTWRMGAKITVDSATLMNKGLEVIEATWLFGLPPSRVDVLVHPQSVVHSMVEFRDGSVLAQLGVPDMRIPIGYALAWPERLPLELPRLRPHRMEAWEFREPDRRRFPALSLAYAAAEAGGSAPAVLSGANEEAVHAFLSGRIRFTDIVRVVERVFSRWPAPFSARTLDDVLEADAAARAEARSRISPIRRTAPT, from the coding sequence ATGAAACGGCAGGGGGTCGTCGTCCTCGGAGCCACCGGCTCCGTCGGACGGAGCGCGCTGGACGTGATCTCCCGGTTCCCGCGCCGGTTCCGGGCGACCGCCCTCTGCGCCGGGAGCAACGCCCGCGCCCTGTCCGAGCTGGCCCGGCGGTTCCGGCCCGATTTCGTCTGCCTCTCGGGCGGCGACACCAAAGCGCTGCGGAAGGGGCTCCCGCGGGGGACCCGGGTCCTGTCGGGAGAGGAGGGGATGACCGCGGCCGCGTGCGCCCGGAACGCCGACATCGTGCTCGCGGGGGCGTCCGGAGTCTCCTGCATCCGTCCCGTGATCGCGGCGGCCGCCTCGGGCAAGCGGATCGCGCTGGCGAACAAGGAGCTTCTCGTCATGGCGGGGAAGTTCGTCACCGCGGCGGCGCGCCGGGGAGGGGCGGCGATCCTTCCGGTCGACAGCGAACATTCGGCCGTGTTCCAGGCGATCGCCGGGAACCGCCGCGAGGACGTCCTCCGGGTGATCCTCACCGCCTCGGGCGGCCCGTTCCGCAACCGCACCGTGGCGGGGATGCGGGCCGCCACCGTGAGCGAGGCGCTCGGGCACCCGACGTGGCGGATGGGGGCCAAGATCACCGTGGACTCCGCGACGCTCATGAACAAGGGGCTCGAGGTGATCGAGGCGACCTGGCTGTTCGGCCTCCCGCCGTCCCGCGTCGACGTGCTGGTCCACCCGCAGTCGGTGGTCCACTCGATGGTGGAGTTCCGGGACGGCAGCGTGCTGGCCCAGCTGGGGGTTCCCGACATGCGGATCCCGATCGGGTACGCCCTCGCCTGGCCCGAACGGCTCCCGCTGGAACTGCCCCGGCTGCGGCCGCATCGAATGGAGGCGTGGGAGTTCCGGGAGCCCGACCGGAGGCGGTTCCCCGCGCTTTCCCTCGCGTACGCCGCCGCCGAAGCGGGGGGATCGGCGCCGGCGGTGCTCTCCGGCGCGAACGAGGAGGCGGTGCACGCCTTCCTGTCCGGGCGGATCCGTTTCACCGACATCGTCCGCGTCGTGGAACGGGTCTTCTCGCGGTGGCCCGCCCCGTTTTCGGCGCGGACCCTGGACGACGTGCTCGAGGCCGACGCCGCAGCCCGCGCGGAAGCGCGCAGTCGAATATCCCCGATCAGGAGAACCGCACCCACGTGA
- the rseP gene encoding RIP metalloprotease RseP: MIYFLSFIVVLGILIFVHEFGHFIVARKLGVGVTKFSFGFGPKLFGIKRGETEYLVSAVPLGGYVKLVGESDGEEIPEEDRPRSFSHKPVWVKMAVVAAGPLGNLLFAVLVFWVVFLGGVPSLTTRIGEVAPDSPAARAGIAKGDVVVRIDGATVATWEELAASIRSGTPGRPLNVTVRRDGTETTIAVSPEMREGRSVFGEKVSEPKIGIVAGQEVVYRETGLVTALVRAVQETGKLVYLTGMTVVKLVTRVLPSETLGGPILIAQIAGDQARQGISPFAYFLGLLSVNLGILNLLPIPILDGGHLLFFSVEGLMRKPISQQARTLAHQVGLALILTLTALVFYNDIVRLLSR, translated from the coding sequence GTGATCTACTTCCTGTCCTTCATCGTCGTCCTGGGAATCCTCATCTTCGTCCACGAGTTCGGCCACTTCATCGTGGCGCGCAAGCTCGGGGTGGGAGTCACCAAGTTCTCGTTCGGGTTCGGGCCGAAGCTGTTCGGGATCAAGCGCGGCGAGACGGAGTACCTCGTCTCCGCGGTCCCGCTGGGCGGATACGTGAAGCTGGTGGGCGAGTCCGACGGAGAGGAGATCCCCGAGGAGGACCGTCCCCGCTCCTTCAGCCACAAGCCGGTCTGGGTGAAGATGGCCGTCGTCGCCGCCGGCCCCCTCGGCAACCTCCTGTTCGCCGTCCTCGTCTTCTGGGTCGTCTTCCTCGGCGGCGTGCCGTCGCTGACCACGCGGATCGGCGAAGTGGCCCCGGACTCCCCCGCGGCCCGCGCCGGGATCGCGAAGGGGGACGTGGTGGTGCGGATCGACGGCGCGACGGTCGCGACCTGGGAGGAGCTGGCCGCGAGCATCCGCTCCGGCACCCCCGGACGGCCGCTGAACGTCACCGTCCGCCGCGACGGGACGGAGACGACGATCGCGGTGTCCCCGGAGATGCGGGAGGGGCGCAGCGTGTTCGGCGAGAAAGTGTCCGAGCCGAAGATCGGGATCGTCGCGGGGCAGGAGGTGGTCTACCGGGAGACCGGCCTCGTCACCGCGCTCGTGCGCGCCGTGCAGGAGACCGGGAAGCTCGTCTACCTGACCGGGATGACGGTGGTGAAGCTGGTGACCCGGGTGCTCCCGTCGGAGACGCTGGGGGGGCCGATCCTCATCGCCCAGATCGCCGGGGACCAGGCCCGACAGGGGATCTCCCCCTTCGCCTACTTCCTGGGCCTCCTGAGCGTCAACCTGGGGATCCTGAACCTCCTGCCGATCCCGATCCTCGACGGGGGGCACCTGCTCTTCTTCTCCGTGGAGGGGCTGATGCGCAAGCCGATCTCCCAGCAGGCGCGGACGCTGGCGCACCAGGTGGGATTGGCGCTCATCCTCACCCTGACGGCGCTCGTCTTCTACAACGACATCGTGCGCCTCCTGTCCCGGTGA